One window from the genome of Chloroherpetonaceae bacterium encodes:
- a CDS encoding beta-ketoacyl-ACP synthase III — MASTTLSRQKAAITATGKYLPPDILDNKFFESYLDTNDEWILTRTGISERRILKDKTKATAYMCAEVSKSILQKKGMNPMDIDLIIVATVTPDMFFPATACLVQDMIGAKKAWGFDLSAACSGFTYAVTVGAQFIESGMHQKVLVIGGDKMSSIINYKDRNSCILFGDGAAGVLLEPAEEGYGILDARLYSDGAGQEHLYMKGGGSLNPSSHETIDNQMHYLYQDGKAVFKSAVTGMADTAFEMMQRNHLKAEDISYLVPHQANLRIISATAERMGIGLEKVGINIQKYGNTTAATIPLCLAELDEQGKLKRGDNLIFVSYGAGYTWGGVYVKWQ, encoded by the coding sequence ATGGCATCAACTACTTTGTCGCGTCAAAAAGCGGCGATTACTGCTACGGGCAAATATCTTCCTCCCGATATTTTAGACAACAAATTCTTTGAATCATACCTTGATACCAATGATGAATGGATTTTAACCCGAACCGGCATTTCCGAACGCAGAATATTGAAGGATAAAACCAAAGCCACGGCTTATATGTGCGCTGAAGTTTCGAAAAGCATTTTGCAAAAGAAGGGAATGAACCCGATGGATATTGATTTAATTATTGTCGCAACGGTCACTCCTGATATGTTTTTCCCCGCTACCGCATGCTTGGTTCAAGACATGATTGGTGCAAAGAAAGCGTGGGGTTTTGACCTCTCAGCCGCTTGCTCCGGGTTTACCTATGCCGTTACTGTGGGTGCGCAGTTTATCGAATCCGGAATGCATCAAAAAGTTTTAGTGATAGGTGGAGATAAAATGTCATCAATCATCAACTACAAAGATCGAAATAGTTGCATCCTTTTTGGTGACGGCGCTGCCGGCGTTTTACTCGAACCGGCTGAAGAGGGCTATGGTATTTTGGATGCGCGACTTTATTCCGATGGGGCAGGACAGGAGCATTTATATATGAAAGGGGGCGGAAGCTTAAATCCCTCGTCTCACGAAACCATCGATAATCAAATGCACTACCTCTATCAAGATGGGAAAGCGGTGTTCAAATCTGCTGTAACGGGAATGGCTGATACTGCCTTTGAAATGATGCAGCGCAATCACCTGAAAGCCGAAGACATTTCATATCTCGTTCCTCATCAAGCCAATCTTCGAATTATTTCAGCCACCGCAGAGCGAATGGGTATTGGGCTTGAGAAGGTGGGAATCAACATTCAAAAGTATGGTAATACTACCGCTGCAACCATTCCGCTTTGCCTCGCAGAACTTGACGAGCAGGGAAAACTCAAGCGAGGTGATAACCTTATCTTCGTTAGCTACGGCGCCGGTTACACTTGGGGCGGGGTTTATGTGAAGTGGCAATAA
- the xseA gene encoding exodeoxyribonuclease VII large subunit — MASISKKNSPESLSVTELTMSMKELLEANYSSVRVRGEISNFKLASSGHLYFTLKDEGAQIPAVMWRSGFAALPKEIKESLEDGLEVVAAGKIEIYAPHGKYQMICSGLRPVGEGFLQREFQKLFERLEKEGLFDVTRKKTLPQLPSRIGIVTSPTGAVIEDICNVFSRRYPGCDLVLAPVRVQGEEAADEIARAIRYFNGLKENRPDALIVGRGGGSLEDLWAFNEERVARAIFESNLPIVSAVGHQTDYTIADYVADVRAGTPSMAAEMLSPSSSELVSGMIQLLAKSHQHLRAEWRHRASEVIGVVSSYGFNRPQTDLNKWLQTLDYTIDSNDRALQNKFNESKALLKATLSELEALSPEKVLRRGYALIRKKNTILRKCDDATLKDLLEIELSDGTLLSEVQEVKKKP, encoded by the coding sequence ATGGCGTCAATTTCGAAAAAAAACAGCCCTGAATCTCTTTCGGTCACCGAACTGACAATGAGCATGAAAGAGCTCTTGGAGGCAAATTATTCAAGTGTTCGAGTTCGCGGCGAAATTTCAAATTTTAAACTTGCGTCATCGGGTCATCTCTATTTTACCTTGAAAGATGAAGGCGCACAAATCCCGGCGGTGATGTGGCGAAGTGGCTTTGCGGCCCTCCCCAAAGAAATAAAAGAAAGCCTTGAAGATGGGCTTGAGGTTGTTGCAGCGGGTAAAATTGAAATTTATGCCCCGCACGGAAAGTATCAAATGATATGCAGCGGGCTTCGACCCGTAGGCGAAGGGTTTCTTCAAAGGGAATTTCAAAAGCTATTTGAACGATTAGAAAAAGAAGGCCTATTTGATGTGACTCGAAAAAAAACACTCCCGCAGTTGCCCTCACGAATTGGGATAGTGACCTCACCAACCGGAGCCGTGATTGAAGATATCTGCAATGTGTTTTCCCGTCGTTACCCCGGTTGCGATTTGGTGCTTGCCCCGGTTCGCGTTCAGGGTGAAGAAGCAGCAGATGAAATCGCTCGTGCCATACGATACTTCAACGGGTTAAAGGAAAATCGCCCTGATGCCTTGATTGTTGGGCGTGGCGGCGGCTCCTTAGAGGATTTATGGGCGTTTAATGAAGAGCGCGTCGCTCGTGCCATTTTTGAATCAAACCTTCCCATTGTCAGCGCCGTGGGTCATCAAACCGATTATACGATTGCCGACTATGTTGCAGATGTTCGTGCAGGAACGCCCTCAATGGCGGCAGAAATGCTTTCTCCGAGTTCATCTGAACTTGTGAGCGGAATGATTCAACTCCTTGCTAAGTCTCACCAACACTTGCGAGCAGAGTGGCGACATCGCGCCTCAGAAGTGATCGGCGTGGTGAGCAGTTATGGGTTTAATCGCCCTCAAACCGACTTAAACAAATGGCTTCAAACCCTTGATTATACCATTGATAGTAACGACCGTGCACTTCAAAATAAATTCAATGAATCAAAAGCATTGCTCAAGGCAACCCTTTCTGAATTAGAAGCGCTTTCGCCAGAAAAAGTGCTTCGAAGGGGTTACGCACTTATTCGCAAGAAGAATACAATTCTCCGAAAGTGTGACGATGCTACGCTAAAAGATCTTCTTGAAATTGAACTCAGTGACGGAACCCTTCTCTCAGAAGTGCAAGAAGTGAAAAAAAAGCCTTGA
- a CDS encoding DUF3857 domain-containing protein, whose translation MNNTKNYQIKFLFWLISGFFYCESLHSQTFIDGKVYQHKKPFWVKDIEFSKEDLSNYKSETIYLLRDVQVNVETEEEYFHYASKVNKQTALKDNAQISFSFSESYQTLIIHNIDVYRNGKKINKYNKKKIEIFRREQNLSDNIYDGEKTASAVLEDIQVGDILDYSFTIKGRNPIFKGKYSDSYPLTFSRFLIKNYLRILYDKNRAIKYEIKNAEQYKETVSLNGNLFEKEWIGVNIPQIEEEENTPDWFTPYGNIYFSEFSSWSDVLDWATGIYRIPYSNTNLVKKVNEIKQKFNAPEKQILEVIRFVQDDIRYLGIEIGENSHKPQEPEKTITNRYGDCKDKSLLLVELLNLLGHKAYPAFVNTYNGIKLNEYLPSSTLFNHAICLLEFDGSKYWIDATMTLQRGALWNRENPPYGYALVLGDSSKGLTFINDNGSRGTKVVVTENWSLNENNPDKLNLAVNTQFFGQNARNTRRYFQSFEKSEIKKEYEAFYERYYEGVELIDEVEITDNEEDNIITVNEVYLVDKESVFNDAENEDIAQIAASSLISYIPKIHSGKRKMPFRLEYPSKIIYSININFPVYYFINNSIKINSPHILFNQSVNFYGNKMNIFYEFHTKSDFVQPESFLEFRRDVEKINNVTSYKFQRNIKFSDSTQDGLNRFQEFLMFALIFIFPLSALSLIFYLIREKNDLKPDQYHIEFIKNKNGINDLRKATELYYNSKSISTPLLLLLILSLLAIGLNFINYIAYLIVGLGDESVQSIQNKFNRGSIDFQVISIMIIALLRLAVCFFSLFVIYFFLVRHRFTKYIYYIFWSLVLSTSVLTILMLNFSVEFDKIDKGNVQNFLFVELFLCFISILLILYSNKFSQIIFFSESHNRNLV comes from the coding sequence ATGAATAACACCAAAAATTATCAAATCAAATTTCTCTTTTGGCTTATCTCAGGATTTTTTTATTGCGAAAGTTTACATTCTCAAACATTCATAGATGGGAAAGTATATCAGCATAAAAAACCTTTTTGGGTAAAAGATATTGAATTTTCTAAAGAAGATTTGTCTAACTATAAGAGCGAGACAATTTATTTATTAAGAGATGTTCAGGTAAATGTAGAAACAGAAGAGGAGTACTTTCATTACGCTTCAAAAGTCAATAAACAAACAGCATTAAAAGATAATGCTCAAATAAGCTTTAGTTTTAGTGAATCATATCAAACACTAATAATTCATAATATTGATGTTTACCGTAATGGAAAAAAAATAAATAAATATAATAAGAAAAAAATTGAGATATTTCGAAGGGAACAAAACTTAAGTGATAATATATATGATGGCGAAAAAACGGCATCCGCAGTTTTAGAAGATATACAAGTTGGAGATATATTAGATTATTCTTTTACGATTAAAGGTAGAAATCCAATATTTAAAGGAAAATATTCAGACAGTTACCCTCTTACTTTTTCCAGATTTCTAATAAAGAATTATTTAAGAATTCTGTACGATAAAAATAGAGCTATAAAATATGAAATTAAAAATGCTGAACAATATAAAGAAACTGTTTCTCTTAATGGGAATTTATTTGAAAAAGAGTGGATAGGAGTTAACATTCCACAAATTGAAGAGGAGGAAAATACTCCAGATTGGTTCACACCTTATGGAAATATTTACTTTTCTGAGTTCAGTTCTTGGTCAGATGTTTTAGATTGGGCAACCGGTATTTATCGTATTCCATATTCTAACACAAATTTAGTAAAAAAAGTAAATGAGATTAAACAAAAATTTAATGCTCCTGAAAAGCAGATTTTAGAAGTAATACGATTTGTTCAAGACGATATCCGCTATCTTGGAATTGAAATTGGAGAGAATTCTCACAAACCGCAAGAGCCGGAGAAAACAATAACTAATCGATATGGTGATTGTAAAGATAAGTCTTTACTGTTAGTAGAGTTGTTGAATTTATTGGGTCATAAAGCATACCCAGCTTTTGTGAATACTTATAATGGTATTAAGTTAAATGAATACTTGCCTTCATCAACACTTTTTAATCATGCAATTTGCCTTTTAGAGTTTGATGGCTCAAAATATTGGATAGATGCAACAATGACATTACAGAGAGGGGCACTTTGGAATCGAGAAAATCCTCCTTATGGTTACGCATTAGTTCTAGGTGATAGTTCTAAAGGACTTACTTTTATTAATGATAATGGTTCTCGGGGTACTAAAGTTGTTGTTACAGAGAACTGGTCATTAAATGAAAATAACCCGGATAAACTAAATCTTGCTGTCAATACACAGTTTTTTGGTCAAAATGCAAGAAATACAAGACGATATTTTCAATCTTTTGAAAAAAGTGAAATAAAGAAGGAGTACGAAGCCTTTTATGAAAGATACTATGAAGGAGTAGAATTAATTGACGAGGTTGAGATAACAGATAATGAAGAAGATAATATAATTACAGTTAATGAGGTTTATTTAGTTGATAAAGAGAGTGTATTTAATGATGCTGAAAATGAGGATATTGCACAAATTGCTGCATCAAGTTTGATTTCATATATCCCTAAAATTCATAGCGGAAAAAGAAAAATGCCCTTTCGACTTGAGTATCCTTCTAAAATTATTTATTCGATAAACATTAACTTTCCTGTTTATTATTTTATAAATAATTCTATAAAAATCAATAGCCCTCATATTTTATTTAATCAATCAGTGAATTTTTATGGTAATAAAATGAACATTTTTTATGAATTTCATACCAAGTCAGACTTTGTACAGCCTGAGTCATTTTTAGAGTTTAGAAGGGACGTTGAGAAGATTAATAATGTTACTTCATATAAATTCCAAAGAAATATAAAATTTTCAGATTCCACTCAAGATGGATTAAATAGATTTCAAGAGTTTTTGATGTTTGCATTAATTTTTATATTTCCCCTTAGTGCATTATCGCTAATTTTCTATTTAATTAGAGAAAAAAACGATTTAAAGCCTGATCAATACCATATCGAATTTATAAAAAATAAAAATGGAATTAATGATTTAAGAAAAGCCACAGAACTTTATTATAATTCAAAAAGCATTTCAACACCACTTTTATTACTCTTGATTCTATCTTTGCTGGCTATCGGTTTAAATTTTATAAATTATATCGCGTACTTAATTGTTGGACTTGGAGATGAATCTGTTCAATCCATTCAAAATAAATTTAATCGAGGTAGTATAGATTTTCAAGTGATTTCTATTATGATTATTGCCTTGCTGCGATTGGCTGTGTGTTTTTTCTCTTTATTTGTGATTTATTTTTTCTTAGTGAGGCATCGATTTACAAAATATATTTATTATATTTTTTGGTCACTTGTATTGTCAACGTCTGTCCTGACAATATTGATGTTAAACTTTAGTGTTGAATTTGATAAAATTGATAAAGGAAATGTTCAAAATTTCCTATTTGTTGAATTATTTTTATGCTTTATCTCTATTTTATTGATATTGTATTCCAATAAATTTTCTCAAATTATTTTTTTTAGTGAAAGCCATAATCGAAATTTAGTATAA
- a CDS encoding thymidine kinase codes for MKNRKYKTIKTLNGTLEVIAGCMFSGKSEELIRRLRRAKIAKQKVVCFKPEMDDRYSKTEIVSHSANRIISKPVSSSKEIYQQSRLADVVGIDEVQFFDEGVVEVCDRLAYEGKRVIAAGLDLDYRGKPFGPMPNLLAVADYVTKLQAVCTISGLPATRSQRLKQSNELVLLGHTNAYEARHRAYFEAPEETE; via the coding sequence ATGAAGAATAGAAAATATAAAACCATTAAAACGCTGAACGGCACCTTGGAAGTCATTGCCGGATGTATGTTTAGCGGTAAAAGCGAGGAATTGATTCGCCGGCTAAGGCGTGCGAAAATCGCGAAGCAAAAAGTCGTATGCTTTAAGCCTGAAATGGATGATCGATATTCGAAAACAGAAATTGTTTCTCATAGCGCCAATCGGATTATTTCAAAGCCGGTTTCATCGTCGAAAGAAATCTATCAACAGTCGCGCTTAGCCGATGTGGTGGGAATCGATGAGGTACAATTTTTCGATGAAGGGGTTGTTGAAGTCTGCGACCGGCTGGCGTATGAAGGGAAACGGGTTATCGCGGCGGGGCTTGATTTGGATTACCGTGGGAAGCCTTTTGGCCCAATGCCGAATTTGCTTGCAGTGGCAGATTATGTCACAAAATTGCAAGCGGTGTGTACCATTTCTGGTTTACCTGCCACACGCAGCCAACGGCTTAAGCAAAGCAATGAACTTGTTTTGCTTGGCCATACGAATGCTTATGAGGCGAGGCATCGCGCTTACTTTGAAGCACCTGAAGAAACTGAATAG
- a CDS encoding ABC transporter ATP-binding protein: protein MKPTSTKSSENPKGFKMEQDFGAKQNQNPAPDKVSGKAFDGILLRRLFAYVSPNKNLFFLTVGLTITVSLLSPLRPYITKVAVDEHIAKGNIDGLWTMALVLLGIIFAESIAQFANSYFTQLLGQKAVMAIRMDIFKHLQRLSLKFFDRNPIGRLMTRATGDVETLNEMLSSGLVSLFGDLFQLTFIVIMMVILDWKLTLVTMSVLPIMFWATMIFKKKVRVAYQDVRTEIARLSSFLQEHITGIATVQLFNREDRENEKHREINGAHRDANIRSVFYYSVFYPSIEMLSAIALGLILWHAGGRVIDHTISLGIVISFVQYIALFFRPLQDLSDKYNIMQTAITSAERIFQLLDQKIFIPEPEHPKSLEKVKGNIEFRGVSFAYIDENWVLKNISFEAKAGEKIALVGATGSGKSTIISLLSKFYEYQKGDILIDGINLKELRERDVRRNFGVVLQDVFLFSGTIRENITLGDPSISVEKMLEATKLIGAHQFISQLPGGYDYNVQERGGALSTGQRQLISFARAMVYDPKIIVLDEATSSVDNETEAMIEHALEELMKGKTAIIIAHRLSTIQHADKIIVMHKGEIREMGNHQELLKERGLYHKLYELQYAESLVK, encoded by the coding sequence ATGAAACCCACTTCAACTAAATCCTCTGAAAATCCAAAAGGATTTAAGATGGAGCAGGATTTTGGTGCAAAACAAAATCAAAACCCTGCACCGGATAAAGTTTCAGGAAAAGCGTTTGATGGAATTTTGTTGCGTAGGCTTTTCGCGTATGTTTCTCCGAATAAAAACCTCTTTTTTCTTACGGTTGGCTTAACCATTACGGTGTCGTTGCTTTCTCCACTTCGCCCTTATATCACCAAAGTTGCGGTGGATGAGCATATCGCAAAAGGCAATATTGATGGGCTTTGGACGATGGCTCTTGTTTTATTGGGAATCATATTTGCTGAGTCAATCGCACAATTCGCCAATTCATATTTCACGCAGCTTTTAGGTCAAAAAGCGGTGATGGCCATTCGAATGGATATTTTCAAGCATTTGCAACGGCTTTCGCTAAAATTTTTTGATCGCAACCCGATTGGCCGCTTAATGACACGCGCAACGGGTGATGTTGAAACGCTCAACGAAATGCTTTCAAGCGGGTTGGTTTCGCTTTTTGGCGATCTTTTTCAACTCACCTTTATCGTGATTATGATGGTGATTTTGGATTGGAAACTCACGCTTGTTACAATGAGTGTTTTGCCCATCATGTTTTGGGCGACAATGATATTTAAGAAAAAAGTCAGAGTGGCCTATCAAGATGTTCGAACTGAAATTGCGCGCCTAAGTTCATTTTTGCAAGAGCATATCACTGGAATAGCAACGGTTCAGCTATTTAATCGTGAAGATCGCGAAAATGAAAAGCATCGTGAAATTAACGGTGCTCATCGCGATGCCAATATTCGCTCCGTTTTTTATTACTCGGTCTTTTATCCTTCTATTGAAATGCTAAGTGCTATCGCTTTAGGACTTATCCTGTGGCATGCCGGTGGCCGTGTTATCGATCATACGATTTCTTTGGGCATTGTGATTTCATTTGTTCAGTACATTGCTCTCTTCTTTCGCCCGCTCCAAGATCTCTCGGATAAATACAACATCATGCAAACTGCCATTACCAGTGCAGAGCGCATCTTCCAACTTTTAGATCAAAAGATTTTTATTCCTGAACCCGAGCATCCGAAAAGCTTAGAAAAAGTAAAAGGGAACATTGAATTCAGAGGCGTTTCGTTTGCGTACATCGATGAGAATTGGGTACTGAAAAACATTTCATTTGAAGCCAAGGCGGGAGAGAAAATTGCGCTGGTTGGCGCAACGGGCAGCGGAAAATCGACGATCATCAGCCTCCTTTCAAAATTTTATGAGTATCAAAAAGGAGACATTTTAATCGACGGAATCAATCTTAAGGAATTAAGAGAGCGAGATGTTCGGAGAAATTTTGGTGTGGTGCTCCAAGATGTATTTCTCTTTTCAGGCACGATTCGGGAGAATATTACCTTAGGTGATCCCTCCATTTCAGTTGAAAAAATGCTTGAGGCTACAAAACTCATCGGAGCGCATCAATTTATTTCACAATTGCCCGGCGGTTATGATTATAATGTTCAAGAGAGAGGCGGTGCGCTTTCTACAGGGCAAAGACAACTCATTTCTTTTGCTCGGGCGATGGTTTATGATCCAAAAATTATTGTGCTTGACGAAGCAACAAGCAGTGTTGACAATGAAACTGAAGCTATGATTGAACACGCGCTCGAAGAATTGATGAAAGGCAAAACAGCAATCATTATTGCCCATCGTCTTTCAACGATACAGCACGCCGATAAAATCATTGTGATGCATAAAGGGGAAATTCGAGAGATGGGCAATCACCAAGAACTTTTGAAAGAGCGTGGACTTTACCACAAACTGTATGAATTACAATATGCGGAGTCACTTGTAAAATGA
- a CDS encoding Gfo/Idh/MocA family oxidoreductase — protein MDKIKVGVIGLGAISQVTHLPILSKLPNVELTALCDIEYGRAKLVGEKYKVKKVFKDYQEVLASPDVDAVIIATPTNTHKAITLQAIKEKKHALIEKPLARTAKEAKEIIDALGKQDIKMMVGMNQRFRPDAMVLKSFIQGGEIGDVFFVKAGWLKKNPVDRQWKTKKELSGGGVILDLGIMVIDLALWLLNFPEPLSVSAVNFERDGKETAASVEDFSSVLVRLKNGQAITIETGWNFEVDSDLLYCNVYGRDGFARVYPLKFHKKVHDNLVNVTPEKIGSLEDIYKRSYTNELRHFLDAVMGLYPISSTLKEAYERMQIVEAIYKSSHTKKEVKL, from the coding sequence ATGGATAAAATTAAAGTGGGTGTTATCGGGCTCGGCGCGATTTCACAAGTCACACATCTTCCGATTCTTTCTAAACTCCCGAATGTTGAATTAACCGCACTCTGCGATATTGAATATGGCCGAGCGAAACTTGTTGGGGAAAAGTATAAGGTCAAAAAAGTCTTTAAGGATTATCAAGAAGTATTGGCAAGCCCCGATGTTGATGCCGTTATTATTGCCACGCCAACCAATACGCATAAAGCCATTACGCTTCAAGCCATAAAGGAAAAAAAGCATGCGCTAATCGAAAAGCCTCTTGCCAGAACTGCTAAAGAAGCAAAGGAAATTATCGACGCTTTAGGCAAGCAAGATATTAAGATGATGGTAGGGATGAATCAACGTTTCCGCCCCGATGCAATGGTACTGAAGAGTTTCATTCAAGGCGGAGAAATTGGTGATGTCTTTTTTGTGAAAGCCGGTTGGCTTAAGAAAAATCCGGTTGACAGGCAGTGGAAAACCAAGAAAGAGCTTTCGGGCGGCGGTGTCATTTTGGATTTGGGCATTATGGTCATTGACCTTGCCTTATGGCTCTTGAATTTTCCGGAGCCCCTTTCGGTCTCTGCTGTTAATTTTGAACGCGATGGAAAAGAAACGGCTGCAAGCGTTGAAGACTTTTCCTCCGTCTTGGTTCGGCTAAAAAACGGGCAAGCCATTACCATTGAAACCGGATGGAATTTTGAGGTAGATTCAGATTTGCTTTACTGCAATGTGTATGGCAGAGACGGATTCGCGCGTGTTTATCCATTGAAGTTCCACAAGAAAGTACACGATAACCTTGTCAATGTTACGCCCGAAAAAATCGGCTCGCTTGAAGACATTTACAAGCGTTCATACACAAACGAACTTCGCCATTTCTTGGATGCCGTGATGGGGCTTTATCCCATTAGTTCAACGCTGAAAGAAGCGTATGAACGGATGCAAATTGTTGAAGCAATTTATAAATCATCGCACACCAAAAAAGAAGTTAAGCTCTAA
- the fabD gene encoding ACP S-malonyltransferase, translating to MKALIFPGQGSQYKGMGKDFFERDAESRRIFEEACDVLQYNLSGIMFDGDEETLRQTKYTQPAIFLHSYVASKFVDLSDVTVVAGHSLGEYTAVCVSGAMSFKDALLVVQKRGELMQDAGEKMPGSMCAVVGLSEEKLEALLAEANTVGVIQAANFNSPGQVVLSGEVNAIKKALEVAKPMGAKLAKELTVSGAFHSPLMHRAEAELKAALDSVFIQDSKIPICMNVNALPAHHGDVIRENLLLQLTSPVLWQQSIAHIVQHGGKEFVEVGPQKVLQGLVKRIAPTALLSGVDTYEEALLARQVTSQ from the coding sequence ATGAAAGCGCTGATTTTTCCGGGGCAAGGTTCACAGTATAAAGGGATGGGCAAAGATTTTTTTGAACGAGACGCAGAGTCCCGCAGAATTTTTGAAGAAGCATGTGATGTTTTGCAGTATAATCTTTCCGGCATCATGTTTGATGGTGACGAAGAAACCCTTAGACAAACCAAATACACACAGCCTGCTATTTTTTTGCACAGTTATGTTGCTTCAAAATTTGTGGATTTGAGTGATGTCACCGTTGTTGCAGGTCATAGCTTGGGTGAATACACGGCTGTTTGCGTTTCAGGAGCAATGTCTTTTAAAGATGCTCTGCTTGTGGTTCAAAAGCGTGGGGAATTAATGCAAGACGCGGGAGAGAAAATGCCGGGTTCGATGTGTGCCGTTGTTGGTCTTTCAGAAGAAAAACTTGAAGCACTTTTAGCCGAAGCCAATACAGTTGGGGTGATCCAAGCGGCTAATTTTAACAGCCCGGGTCAAGTGGTGCTTTCAGGTGAGGTGAATGCCATCAAAAAAGCACTTGAAGTGGCAAAGCCGATGGGGGCGAAGCTGGCCAAAGAGCTGACCGTTTCGGGTGCATTCCACTCGCCCTTGATGCACCGAGCCGAAGCGGAATTGAAAGCTGCGTTAGATTCAGTTTTCATACAGGATTCAAAAATTCCAATTTGTATGAATGTGAACGCGTTACCGGCTCACCACGGTGATGTAATTCGTGAAAATCTGCTGCTCCAACTTACCAGCCCGGTTTTGTGGCAGCAATCGATCGCTCATATTGTTCAACACGGTGGGAAAGAATTTGTTGAGGTCGGCCCGCAAAAAGTCTTACAAGGCCTTGTGAAGAGAATCGCTCCAACAGCGTTGCTGAGTGGTGTTGATACTTATGAAGAGGCTTTGCTTGCACGGCAAGTGACAAGTCAGTAA
- a CDS encoding tetratricopeptide repeat protein — protein sequence MRRAYWVFVLVFSFSVVKAQSTSVPTDSLLKLGIVRLNSGANKQAILDFTTVLQQDPKNYQALMKRGEARRMILDSLGSLYDFSTVIKIYPDSAEPFFQRALCYKVVGSYIEAQIELNQAVAMAPNNSNYLYERGLNRIVLKEYELAIADFTEFLKLRPQHPKALYNRGYCYYQIQKPEPAVMDLSESIVIEPSPEAYFQRALIKQYYKKYNDAILDFDNAINLDPNYDEAKYARGILLANTGNNQGLKDLADIGLAGYQKAADALRRYRDTQRDSMMVYQVPEIVVEAMKPEYQEAVATTKKLAQISNTAINFFVSTPLGKFDGQTHPLLRTDGPDNLPGQWTINEGQCNPSIIQTQGSSRLSIYCIVYILRQKVDKLKDPQADKLMREVEDYLNQIDNVRVTVPANERNTPEQLGRTRELVIQIQVAIGRLQSRMNKIQELTANMQ from the coding sequence ATGAGAAGAGCGTATTGGGTTTTCGTTTTGGTTTTTTCATTTTCTGTGGTAAAAGCGCAATCAACCTCTGTTCCAACAGATAGTTTGTTAAAGTTGGGTATTGTAAGGCTAAATTCGGGCGCAAATAAACAAGCGATTTTGGATTTTACTACGGTTTTACAACAAGATCCAAAAAACTATCAAGCCCTTATGAAACGAGGGGAAGCGCGTCGAATGATCCTTGATTCCTTAGGTTCGTTGTATGATTTTTCCACTGTTATAAAAATATATCCCGATAGTGCTGAACCATTTTTTCAACGAGCACTTTGTTACAAAGTGGTAGGCAGTTATATCGAAGCACAGATTGAATTGAACCAAGCCGTTGCTATGGCTCCGAATAATTCAAACTACTTGTATGAACGCGGTCTAAACCGAATCGTTCTGAAAGAATATGAATTAGCCATTGCTGATTTTACCGAGTTTTTGAAATTAAGACCACAACATCCCAAAGCGCTTTACAACCGCGGTTACTGTTATTATCAAATCCAAAAGCCCGAACCGGCAGTGATGGATCTCTCTGAATCAATAGTGATTGAACCTTCACCGGAAGCCTATTTTCAAAGAGCACTGATCAAGCAATACTATAAAAAGTATAATGATGCGATTTTGGATTTTGACAATGCCATCAACCTCGACCCCAACTATGATGAAGCCAAATATGCACGAGGAATTCTTCTTGCCAATACCGGAAACAACCAAGGGCTGAAAGACCTTGCCGATATTGGACTCGCGGGGTATCAAAAAGCAGCAGATGCACTTCGCAGATACCGTGACACCCAGCGCGATTCGATGATGGTTTATCAAGTGCCCGAAATCGTAGTTGAAGCAATGAAACCGGAATATCAAGAAGCCGTTGCGACGACGAAAAAACTTGCCCAAATCAGCAATACTGCGATTAACTTTTTCGTCTCAACACCCTTGGGTAAATTTGACGGTCAAACCCATCCGCTTCTCAGAACAGATGGCCCGGATAACTTACCGGGACAGTGGACAATCAATGAAGGTCAGTGTAACCCAAGTATCATTCAAACACAAGGGTCTTCAAGGCTTAGTATTTATTGCATTGTCTATATCCTCCGTCAAAAAGTAGATAAACTTAAAGACCCACAGGCTGATAAACTGATGCGCGAAGTTGAAGATTATCTAAATCAAATCGATAATGTGAGAGTCACAGTACCAGCAAATGAGCGAAATACACCGGAACAATTGGGGAGAACTCGTGAATTGGTGATTCAAATTCAAGTGGCAATTGGACGGCTTCAAAGTCGAATGAATAAAATTCAGGAGCTTACCGCCAATATGCAATAG